Proteins found in one Streptococcus anginosus subsp. whileyi MAS624 genomic segment:
- a CDS encoding pneumococcal-type histidine triad protein — MKKKYLIGSVAVVVLSLCSYELGRHQTVSSKENNRVAYVNGKSKANKGKQAENLSPDEVSAKEGINAEQIVVKITDQGYVTSHGDHYHYYNGKVPYDAIISEELIMRDPNYTLQQSDIINEVKDGYIIKVNGKYYLYLKDPNHTSNVRTKEEIARQRAEYSGKGHKGAKGGAVTTAVKEARAQGRYTTDDGYVFNPTDVIEDTGDGFIVPHGNHFHYIPKKDLSPSELAAAQSYWDNKHKSGGTTSTPSPSPTPSRPSNGGTTLPSIHYQPSTPGTQTHQGNNYHAQPSQPSHQNTPSAHQEIINLLKQLYLMPLNQRHVESDGLIFDPAQITKKSSSGVAVPHGNHYHFIYYSQMSPLEEKISRMIVPGMDYSEAKKLAGQSNQQTNPSKPNQDTGKDQTQPNKPNDGKQTEPSKEPEKPKEEPSETEVTDEQIQTFINKAESLMSKVTNASQKANFEEQLAGIKSGFTLGTEEKATVLQKVKDLLSEIVKAVDPETQAGLTKKNAEIVAAFKKVLTPIRQTLESKGDKAQLATVEDLMQQAANPNVDKLALLDKVLKLSSEVQHPERAGKANSQIAYTADEVALAKAAGRYATSDGYIFDPHDLTEDQGDGYTAPHMNHSHYIPKSDLSKSERQAAEAYMKNKKPQKSEDNQTNPNKETALSIYNRVTPAKKVPVEAMPYNTAYVVDMKNGQLIIPHHDHYHNISLSWFDQGLYKAPDGYSMEDFLATVKYYVTHPGDRPHSDNGFGNSSQHGKKNQSDNGKNYAPNEEPEDKKDDSASKEVDDEKENSKGTEKPTVNAEEEAEKARAASYGLSLQDFRAKMIKIAFKYGLSLEKFTYHPENKTVSYTDTTGTVKSINVLTGELVS, encoded by the coding sequence ATGAAGAAAAAATATCTTATCGGTTCTGTTGCAGTTGTTGTCCTAAGTTTGTGTAGCTATGAGCTGGGGCGTCATCAGACAGTATCTAGCAAGGAAAATAACCGTGTTGCTTATGTAAATGGAAAATCTAAAGCAAACAAGGGCAAGCAAGCAGAGAATTTGTCGCCTGATGAAGTGAGCGCAAAAGAAGGAATCAATGCGGAACAGATTGTTGTCAAAATTACAGACCAAGGTTACGTAACTTCTCACGGTGATCATTATCATTATTATAATGGGAAAGTCCCTTATGATGCGATTATCAGTGAAGAGCTGATTATGCGGGATCCAAACTATACCTTGCAGCAGTCTGATATTATCAACGAAGTGAAAGATGGCTACATTATCAAGGTAAATGGGAAATATTACCTTTACTTGAAAGATCCAAATCATACCAGTAATGTTCGTACAAAAGAAGAAATTGCTCGCCAAAGGGCAGAATATAGTGGCAAAGGCCATAAGGGAGCGAAAGGTGGTGCTGTAACAACAGCTGTCAAAGAAGCTCGTGCGCAAGGTCGTTATACGACGGATGACGGCTATGTCTTCAATCCGACAGATGTGATAGAAGATACTGGAGATGGCTTCATCGTACCGCATGGTAATCATTTCCATTATATTCCAAAGAAAGATTTGTCTCCTAGTGAGTTAGCTGCTGCTCAGAGCTATTGGGACAACAAACACAAATCTGGCGGTACGACATCAACTCCGAGTCCAAGTCCAACGCCATCAAGACCATCAAATGGCGGAACTACACTACCTTCTATTCATTACCAACCATCAACGCCGGGAACACAGACCCATCAGGGCAATAATTATCATGCGCAGCCATCACAACCAAGTCATCAGAATACTCCATCTGCTCATCAAGAAATCATCAATCTGTTAAAACAACTGTACTTGATGCCGTTAAACCAACGTCATGTGGAATCTGATGGTTTGATATTTGACCCGGCACAGATTACTAAAAAATCTTCTAGTGGGGTGGCAGTGCCACATGGTAATCATTATCATTTCATTTACTATAGTCAAATGTCGCCACTAGAAGAAAAAATTTCGCGGATGATTGTTCCTGGTATGGACTATTCAGAAGCGAAAAAGCTAGCTGGTCAAAGTAATCAACAGACAAACCCAAGTAAACCGAACCAAGATACGGGCAAGGACCAAACACAGCCAAACAAACCTAATGATGGCAAGCAAACTGAGCCAAGCAAAGAGCCTGAAAAGCCAAAAGAAGAACCATCTGAGACAGAAGTGACGGATGAACAGATTCAAACCTTTATCAATAAGGCTGAAAGTTTGATGAGTAAGGTGACAAATGCTAGTCAAAAGGCAAACTTTGAAGAGCAACTCGCTGGTATCAAATCTGGCTTCACTCTTGGAACAGAAGAAAAAGCAACAGTGCTTCAAAAAGTGAAAGATTTGTTGTCTGAAATCGTCAAGGCGGTTGATCCGGAAACACAAGCGGGACTGACAAAGAAAAATGCTGAAATCGTTGCTGCTTTCAAGAAAGTCTTAACACCAATTCGTCAAACGCTTGAAAGCAAAGGGGATAAAGCACAACTGGCAACGGTTGAAGACCTCATGCAACAGGCTGCCAATCCGAATGTGGATAAGCTTGCCTTATTGGATAAGGTTTTGAAATTGTCAAGTGAGGTACAGCACCCTGAACGCGCAGGCAAAGCAAATTCGCAAATTGCTTATACGGCTGATGAAGTAGCATTAGCTAAAGCTGCAGGTCGTTATGCAACATCAGACGGTTATATCTTTGATCCACATGATTTGACGGAAGACCAAGGCGATGGCTATACAGCTCCGCACATGAATCACAGTCATTATATTCCTAAGAGCGATTTGTCCAAGTCAGAAAGACAGGCGGCAGAAGCTTATATGAAGAATAAAAAGCCTCAAAAATCTGAAGATAACCAAACGAATCCAAATAAGGAAACAGCTTTGTCTATTTACAATCGTGTAACCCCAGCTAAAAAGGTGCCGGTTGAAGCGATGCCTTATAACACAGCCTATGTTGTAGACATGAAAAACGGTCAGCTCATTATTCCGCATCATGACCATTATCATAATATCTCTCTTTCTTGGTTTGATCAAGGACTTTACAAAGCACCTGACGGCTACAGTATGGAAGATTTCCTTGCGACCGTGAAATATTACGTCACTCATCCAGGAGACCGTCCGCATTCTGACAATGGTTTTGGTAATTCTAGTCAGCATGGTAAGAAAAATCAATCAGATAACGGAAAGAACTATGCACCAAATGAAGAGCCAGAAGATAAGAAAGACGACTCTGCAAGTAAAGAGGTAGATGATGAAAAGGAAAATTCAAAAGGGACTGAAAAACCAACAGTTAATGCTGAAGAAGAAGCTGAAAAGGCACGCGCAGCAAGCTATGGATTGTCTCTGCAAGATTTCCGAGCAAAAATGATTAAAATTGCTTTTAAATATGGTTTGAGCTTAGAAAAGTTTACCTATCATCCTGAAAACAAGACGGTCAGCTATACTGATACAACAGGTACTGTCAAGTCTATCAATGTACTCACAGGAGAATTGGTTTCTTAA
- a CDS encoding metal ABC transporter solute-binding protein, Zn/Mn family: protein MKLRKYLFSIFVAGLVLLLTACGAGSKKQSKGMKIVTSFYPIYAMVKEVSGDLNDVRMIQSSSGIHSFEPSANDVAAIYDADVFVYHSHTLESWAGKLDPNLKKSKVKVLEASEGMKLERVPGLEDVAAGEGVDEKTLYDPHTWLDPEKVAEEAQIIADKLSKIDSKNKETYQKNAKELAGKAKELTKKYQPIFKAARQKTFVTQHTAFSYLAKRFGLRQLGIAGISPEQEPSPRQLTEIEEFVKTYKVKTIFVESNASSKVAKTLVKSTGVKLKQLNPLEADPQNNHTYLENLEANLATLAKELKK from the coding sequence ATGAAATTAAGGAAATATTTATTTTCTATTTTTGTGGCAGGACTGGTTTTGCTGCTGACGGCGTGCGGTGCAGGTAGCAAAAAGCAGAGCAAGGGAATGAAAATTGTAACAAGTTTTTACCCGATTTATGCCATGGTCAAAGAAGTATCAGGCGATTTAAACGATGTTCGGATGATTCAATCCAGTAGCGGTATTCATTCCTTTGAACCATCAGCCAACGATGTAGCAGCTATCTATGATGCGGATGTCTTTGTTTACCATTCTCATACACTAGAGTCATGGGCAGGAAAATTGGATCCAAATCTAAAAAAATCTAAAGTGAAGGTACTTGAAGCTTCAGAAGGGATGAAGCTGGAGCGTGTGCCGGGATTAGAAGATGTAGCTGCTGGTGAAGGAGTGGATGAAAAGACTCTTTACGATCCACACACGTGGTTAGACCCAGAAAAAGTGGCAGAAGAAGCACAGATTATCGCTGATAAACTTTCGAAGATTGATAGTAAAAATAAAGAAACCTATCAAAAAAACGCGAAAGAGCTGGCAGGTAAGGCAAAAGAATTGACTAAAAAATATCAACCGATTTTCAAAGCTGCAAGGCAAAAAACATTTGTGACGCAGCATACTGCCTTTTCTTATTTGGCGAAGCGATTTGGATTGAGGCAGTTGGGGATTGCCGGGATTTCTCCAGAGCAGGAACCAAGTCCGCGCCAATTGACGGAAATTGAAGAATTTGTCAAAACTTATAAAGTTAAAACCATTTTTGTGGAAAGTAATGCTTCATCAAAAGTTGCGAAAACTTTGGTCAAATCTACAGGCGTTAAACTAAAACAATTAAACCCTTTGGAAGCTGATCCGCAAAATAATCATACTTATCTTGAAAATCTAGAAGCCAATCTAGCGACATTGGCAAAAGAATTGAAAAAATGA
- the rimM gene encoding ribosome maturation factor RimM (Essential for efficient processing of 16S rRNA): MNYYNVGKIVNTQGLQGEMRVLSVTDFAEERFKKGSMLGLFDKKDNFVMNVEIASHRKMKNFDIIKFKGMYHINDIEKYRDFTLKVAEEDLSDLDEGEFYYHEIIGLNVYEQDILIGTIKEILQPGANDVWVVKRKGKRDLLLPYIPPVVLNIDLENSRVDVEIPEGLDDED; the protein is encoded by the coding sequence ATGAACTATTATAATGTTGGAAAGATTGTGAATACGCAAGGTTTGCAAGGTGAAATGCGTGTACTATCGGTGACGGATTTTGCAGAGGAACGTTTTAAAAAGGGAAGTATGTTGGGACTTTTTGATAAGAAAGATAATTTTGTCATGAATGTGGAAATTGCTAGTCATCGTAAGATGAAAAATTTTGATATTATCAAATTCAAAGGAATGTACCATATCAATGACATTGAGAAATATCGGGATTTTACTTTGAAAGTGGCTGAAGAAGATTTATCGGATTTAGATGAAGGCGAATTTTACTATCATGAAATTATTGGCTTGAATGTTTATGAACAGGATATTTTGATTGGAACAATTAAAGAAATTTTGCAGCCCGGTGCTAATGATGTCTGGGTGGTAAAGCGCAAAGGCAAGCGTGATTTACTGTTGCCTTATATTCCGCCTGTTGTATTGAATATTGATCTTGAAAATAGTCGAGTAGATGTGGAAATTCCGGAAGGACTGGACGATGAAGATTGA
- the trmD gene encoding tRNA (guanosine(37)-N1)-methyltransferase TrmD: MKIDILTLFPEMFAPLEHSIVGKAREKGLLEIHYHNFRENAEKSRHVDDEPYGGGQGMLLRAQPIFDAYDAIEKKQPRVVLLDPAGRTFNQAYAEELSQEEELIFICGHYEGYDERIKSLVTDEISLGDYVLTGGELAAMTMIDATVRLIPEVLGKEASHTDDSFSSGLLEYPQYTRPYDFRGMVVPDILMSGHHENIRKWRLYESLKKTYERRPDLLEKYEFTAEEAEMLEEIRKEKSDW; encoded by the coding sequence ATGAAGATTGATATTTTGACCCTATTTCCGGAGATGTTTGCCCCTTTAGAGCATTCAATAGTTGGCAAGGCGCGCGAAAAAGGATTACTAGAGATTCACTATCATAATTTTCGAGAAAATGCAGAGAAATCGAGACACGTTGATGACGAGCCTTATGGGGGCGGTCAGGGAATGCTGCTCAGAGCGCAACCAATTTTTGATGCTTATGATGCGATTGAAAAAAAGCAGCCACGAGTCGTTTTGTTGGATCCTGCTGGTCGAACATTTAATCAAGCCTATGCGGAAGAGCTTTCCCAAGAAGAAGAATTGATTTTTATTTGTGGACATTATGAAGGTTATGATGAGCGGATTAAAAGTTTGGTGACAGACGAAATCTCGCTTGGAGACTATGTTTTGACCGGTGGAGAATTGGCTGCCATGACGATGATCGATGCGACGGTACGGCTGATTCCTGAAGTTCTTGGTAAGGAAGCCAGTCATACTGATGATAGTTTTTCATCAGGGCTTTTAGAATATCCTCAATATACTCGCCCGTATGATTTTCGTGGAATGGTTGTGCCAGATATTTTGATGAGTGGTCATCATGAAAATATCCGAAAATGGCGTCTGTATGAGAGTTTGAAAAAGACTTACGAGCGTCGTCCAGATTTGCTAGAAAAATATGAGTTCACAGCAGAAGAAGCTGAAATGCTGGAAGAGATTCGTAAAGAAAAAAGCGATTGGTAA
- a CDS encoding ATP-binding cassette domain-containing protein — MNKIFHYLDKKTKFYTVIGALANGGLALAQPLVVSRALSLNQGELTYFKIVQFALFGFTVYFVLYSLMLFCNHTHNVFRREIQMNMRADLFGKLMTNKDYSEDEKITMLTQDMEYLGDNYLEKYINIICWGFVALLTAIYIITQNLLLGSIFVFFTILRPIPQYLMNKRLKHTGDDMAQDRVEVHNQVSDSIRGAQTLLMNQAILENRQKLWNVNWKYQRAIQKFCFTHNIVFFCNGFMVFLSQVLPLVLGFFFSMNGHRVSVASLVAMYIAAGQLVSPIQTIMYDTVDIQGAKTTADKIYGVLDSKDDKQLAKDDMQELRALHIQNLSKSYGSRQLFTHLNLDIQTGQKVLIKGPSGCGKSTLFRIIIGEEQADEGQITGVTTTNNYTSHFVSSVGIISQHPFLFNDTVRYNLTLGQVFSDEDLWFVLKQVKLDNELTEGLDFVVSNNGDNISGGQRVRIELARFLLRKKDVLLVDEVTAALDEENSQMVRDLLFSLPVMMLEIAHHIEDESRYNQILDLGKY, encoded by the coding sequence ATGAATAAAATTTTTCACTATCTGGATAAGAAAACGAAATTTTATACTGTCATCGGGGCACTGGCAAATGGAGGATTGGCTCTTGCTCAACCTTTAGTAGTATCTCGAGCTTTGTCCTTAAACCAAGGAGAACTAACCTATTTTAAGATAGTGCAATTTGCTCTTTTTGGTTTTACAGTCTACTTTGTCTTGTATAGCTTGATGCTCTTTTGCAATCACACGCATAACGTATTTCGACGTGAGATTCAGATGAATATGAGAGCAGATTTATTTGGTAAGTTAATGACAAATAAGGATTATAGTGAAGATGAAAAAATCACCATGCTCACACAGGATATGGAGTATTTGGGGGATAATTATTTAGAAAAGTACATTAACATAATTTGCTGGGGATTTGTTGCTTTACTAACAGCAATTTATATTATTACGCAAAATCTGTTACTGGGGAGTATTTTTGTCTTCTTTACTATCTTACGCCCTATTCCTCAATATTTAATGAACAAAAGGCTCAAACATACTGGTGACGATATGGCTCAAGACAGAGTGGAGGTTCATAATCAGGTATCTGACAGCATCCGAGGGGCGCAGACTCTGCTCATGAATCAAGCGATTCTGGAAAATAGACAAAAATTATGGAATGTGAATTGGAAATATCAACGAGCTATCCAAAAATTTTGCTTCACCCATAATATCGTCTTCTTTTGTAATGGCTTTATGGTATTTCTGAGTCAGGTTTTACCGCTTGTGTTAGGTTTCTTCTTTTCCATGAATGGTCATAGGGTATCTGTCGCTAGTCTTGTCGCCATGTATATCGCAGCTGGTCAGTTGGTGAGTCCTATCCAGACAATCATGTATGATACAGTAGATATCCAAGGGGCAAAAACGACTGCGGACAAGATTTATGGAGTATTAGACAGTAAAGATGATAAACAACTGGCGAAAGATGATATGCAAGAACTTCGTGCCCTGCACATCCAAAATTTAAGTAAATCTTATGGTAGCAGACAGCTTTTTACCCATCTGAATTTGGACATCCAAACTGGTCAGAAAGTTTTAATCAAGGGACCGAGTGGCTGTGGGAAATCGACCTTGTTTCGGATAATTATTGGTGAGGAGCAGGCTGATGAAGGTCAGATTACTGGTGTGACAACAACTAATAACTATACATCTCATTTTGTATCTAGTGTTGGTATTATTAGCCAGCATCCATTCCTTTTTAATGACACAGTTCGATATAATTTGACTTTGGGACAAGTCTTTTCTGATGAAGATTTGTGGTTTGTTTTAAAACAAGTCAAGCTCGACAATGAATTAACAGAAGGGTTGGACTTTGTTGTCAGTAACAATGGTGACAATATTTCGGGTGGTCAGAGGGTTCGGATTGAACTGGCAAGATTTCTTCTGCGTAAAAAGGATGTTTTACTAGTAGATGAGGTAACTGCTGCCTTGGACGAGGAAAACAGCCAGATGGTGCGTGATCTACTGTTTTCTCTACCTGTTATGATGCTAGAAATTGCTCACCATATTGAGGATGAAAGTAGATATAATCAAATTTTAGACTTAGGAAAATATTGA